The Arthrobacter sp. D5-1 genome segment ATTCGGCGAAGGCAGGTTCGCCGTCGTCTGACGCTCTGACGCTCTTGAACTTTGGCGACATGGGCGCCCAAGCTGAAGTCTCGACACCCGAACCCGCCCGCCGAGAAGGCAGTTAATGACAATCCGGAGCTCCGGAACTGTCATCAACTGCCATCTCGTGTGGGTAGAGGGGGAGTCAGCGCTCCAGGCGGAAACCGAGCTTGATGGTGACCTGCCAGTCGGCCACTGCGCCGTCCTCGAGGTGGCCGCGGATTTCCTTGACCTCAAACCAGTCCAGGTTCCGCAGCGTCTGGGAGGCTGTTGCGATGCCGTTTTTGATCGCGTCGTCAACGCCTTCGGTGGAAGTTCCTACAATTTCGGAAACGCTATATGTGTGGCCAGCCATGGTGCTCCTCATCAACGTCTTACGAATCTCTGGAAAATCCGACCCGCCAGGCAGGCCGTCCAAGCAGACTAGCCCACGGATCTCCGTGCGGCCAGAGCCTGCGCTGGCTTAGCTTTCGCGCCAATCATTGCTGGTGATGTGCGAACCGGCCTGCGGTCCCATCTGCAGCATTCCGCCGTCCACGGGCCAGGACGCTCCATTGACGTAGCTCGACGCCGGGGATGCGAGGAAGGCGATGACGGCGGCGATTTCCCGTGCGTCACCGGGGCGTCCCAACGGAACCCCGGGCCTTTCCTTCTGCGTGGGATCCTCGTCTTCCTGGCCGGTCATGGGCGTCGCAATCTCGCCCGGTGCCACGTTGTTGGCGGTGATTCCGTACTCGGCGAGTTCCAAGGCCATGGTTTTGATGAGGCCGCCCAATCCGTGTTTGGAAGCATCGTAGGCGGAGGCCCCTACCCGCGGCTGGAATTCGTGCACGCTGGTGACGGCGATGATGCGCCCGCCGCGGCCTGCCCTCACCATGCGCTTGGCCGCTGTTTGCATGGCTACGAACGCACCGTTGAGGTTGGTGTCCAAGGTGGACATCCAGGTTTGGTAGTCGAGGTCCAGGAACTTGGTGCCGTCGCCGGTTCCGGAGTTGTTGACGAAGACGTCCACGCCACCGAGTTCCTCAGCGAGTTTGTCGATTGCGTCCACCGTGCCTTGGACGTCTGTGGTGTCGAGTTGATGGACTACGGCTTTACGGCCGAGGCCACGGACTTCTTCCGCGGTTTCCTCGGCGCCCTTCTGGTCCGTGTGCCAGGTGATGCCCACGTCCATGCCCGCCTTGGCCAGAGCCACCGCCGTGGCCCGTCCGATGCCTGAATCCGACCCCGTGACAATGGCTGTCTGCGGGGAAAATGATGCGTCGCTCATGGTCCTGCCTTTCGCTCGGGTGATCATTTCGATAGATGTACCCCTACCCAGTGATACTGGGCATAAACACTCCCGGCGCAAAGGGTCATCCCGGCAGATGATGATGGAGTGTAGATTTTCTTGCAGCAGCACCCAGTGATCCCCACAACCAGGAGTCCTCATGTCAGAAGTTATTGTGGTCGGCGTCGACAACAGTGAGACCGCCAAGCGCGCAGCAGTGGCAGCAGCGAAGTTCGCCACCGCTCTCGGCGCCGAACTGCACGTGATCAGCGGCTTCTCCGATGACCGCATCGAAGAATTCGGCAGCG includes the following:
- a CDS encoding dodecin yields the protein MAGHTYSVSEIVGTSTEGVDDAIKNGIATASQTLRNLDWFEVKEIRGHLEDGAVADWQVTIKLGFRLER
- a CDS encoding SDR family oxidoreductase; amino-acid sequence: MSDASFSPQTAIVTGSDSGIGRATAVALAKAGMDVGITWHTDQKGAEETAEEVRGLGRKAVVHQLDTTDVQGTVDAIDKLAEELGGVDVFVNNSGTGDGTKFLDLDYQTWMSTLDTNLNGAFVAMQTAAKRMVRAGRGGRIIAVTSVHEFQPRVGASAYDASKHGLGGLIKTMALELAEYGITANNVAPGEIATPMTGQEDEDPTQKERPGVPLGRPGDAREIAAVIAFLASPASSYVNGASWPVDGGMLQMGPQAGSHITSNDWRES